Within bacterium HR11, the genomic segment GCCCGACCCGGTCCCGGTCGGGGTCGTACGCGTTGTCGATGGCCCCCTGATACACGAGCGTCCCGTCCCGGTCGATGACGAACATGTGGGGCGTCGTCCGGGCCCCGTAGAGACGGCCGACGGCGCCGTCGGGGTCCTGAAGGGTCGGGTAGGGGATGCCGTTCTTCTGGGCCCATCGACGGGTATCCGCCGGCGTGTTGAAGTAGGAACTGTTGACGGCCAGCCAGACGATGCCTTTCGACCGGTACTTTTCATAGAGGCGGATCATCGTCTTGTTCTGGTAATGCTCTTGGACAAAGGGACATCGTTCATTGGTCCATTCCAGGACGACGATCCGGCCTCGATACTGACTGAGCTTATGGGGGGTGCCGTGCTCATCCGGCAGGGTAAAATCCGGCGCCGGTGCCCCGACCGGGGTCGCTGCTCCGACCGATGCCAGGAGCATCCAGACGAGAAGCCCACCGCTCAGAAGGTATCGCATAGAGGACCTCCTCCCGCGGAAATCGGGGTCGATACGGAACGAGTCCTCGGCTGACCCGCCGACCCCTCATGGGAATTGAACGTAGAAGACCCGCTGCGGGGTCCGGACTCGCAGGACGCCGGACCCGCCGATGGGGCCGGCCCCGATACGCTTCAGGCCGACCCGCAGGCGGGGGCTCCCATCGAGCACGACCGTCTGGTCCGTGACCCGTGTACGGGGGTCCTCCGGGAACCACTCGAGGCCCGTCACGGCCTCACCGGCCGGGGGCCGGACCTCCAGGACCCGGACGTCCGGGGCCGGCGCCTCGACCCGAAACGTCCAGCCCGGCAGGGCCGTCGGTCGGAGCGGCACCAGGGCCTCGAAGCGCCGGAAGGTCTCCGCATGGGCCGAGACCTCGGTCGCCCGCCCGACCGTCAGGGTGAGGTGCAGGGTTTGACGCCCGGGGACGCAGATCTCCCGGCAGGCCAGCCATCGGGCCTCCCCCCGGACCGTCAAGCGCCGGCCGACGGGCACCGAGGGGCGGACCCGCACGGCCTGCCACAGGAGGACCCGGTCGGCGTACCCGTATGTCGTGATCCCCCCGGGGTCCTGAAATTGCCGAGGCCCGGGCCAGGCCCAATCGCCGGCCTCCAGCTCGGGGCCGTACTCGAAGCGGACCTGCGTCGGAAGGCCGGCGTCGCCGCTGTTCTTCCAGTACACGTGCCAGCCCGGGTCGATCTCCAGGAGGACACCGAGACGAAAGTCATGGCCCGGCACCACGACGGTCGCGTCCGCCACGGCCCGGGCCCGAACGGGGGCGTCCGACGCCGGGGCCCAAAGCCCCAGGGTCAAGATCAGACCCCCAAAGTACATCCACATCTGTCGGGCTCCGTGTATCTGGGGTCGAATAGAGGATCGGAGCAGAAAGGTCGGGTCCACAAGAATCGGTTCATAGCTCATGGGCTATGAGCTGTAAGCCATGAGCTGACATGAGCCCATCCTCATTCCTCCGTCCCACATCCGGCATCTTGCCGACGTCACGGAATTTGTAAACCGCGCTTCCCGGGCGATGGAAAAAGCCCCGTCCGTCGGCATTCCGACCGACCGAAGGCCTATATTCGCCTTCTAATGCCGGCGGGTCCGCAGGGGAACGAAACGGACGGGTGTGATCGATTGGGCCGTATAGTCGGTCGGTGCCGGGCCATACTTGACGATGAGTTGGAGGTCTTGGTCCCACGTCCCGACGGGGATGACGAGGCGGCCGCCGACGCGGAGTTGCTCGACCAGGGCCGGCGGGACCTCCGGGGGGGCGGCCGTCACGATGATGGCGTCGAAGGGGGCCGCCTCGGGCCAACCCTCCGAGCCATCGCCATGGCGAAAGTAAACGTTCGTGTACCCCATCGACGTTAGGACTTGCTGAGCCCGTTCCAAGAGTTCGACTTCCAGTTCGATCGTATAAACCTCCCGGGCCAGCTCGGCCAAGATGGCCGTCTGATAGCCCGAACCCGTGCCGACCTCCAAGACCCGCTCCGGACCTTGCAGATGAAGGAGTTCCGTCATCAGGGCGACGATGTACGGCTGACTGATCGTCTGGCCGGCCCCGATGGGCAGGGGGCCGTCGTCATAAGCGGCATAGACATACTCCGGCGGGACAAACCGATGACGGGGAATTTTCCGCATCACGGCCAGGACCCGTTCGTCCCGGATGCCCCGGTCGATCAACTGCCGCTGGACCATCTCTTCTCGGAGTAAGGCCATCCGGGTCTCAAAGTCCTCGGGTGCCTGCCCGTTCGTCGGGGAACCGTTCATAGGCATGTCTTAATTCATGAGGGACCATGGACCATAGACCACGGACCTTAGACCTGTTTGGGTCTATTCGGGGCTCTTTATCCCAGGACGGGAAGGCAGGGGCTTCCCAGGCATGTCTGGGGTCCGTAATCCATGGTCTATGGTCTATGGTCCATGGTCTATGGTCCATACCTGCTTCCGCATGCGCTTGACCCACTGGTCGGCCTGCCGCTGGGGTTCGGGGAGCCGATAGCCGTCGCAACAATCGAGGACGATGGCGACGGCCCGCTCCAGGGAGACCCGATGGCCCGGCGAGACGTAGACGGGCCGCGTGCGGGGCCGCGTCGTCAGGACGGCCCCGATGACGGCACCGGTCCGGGGATGCCACAGGGGGACCCACTGGCCGGCATTCAGGGCCGGTGCCTCGTGCCGACCGAAGAGTCGGCTCTTGCCGACGCCGACCGACGGCCAGTCCAGGAGGACGCCGATGTGGCATGCGATGCCAAAGCCCCGCGGGTGGGCCGTGCCCTGACCGTCGACGAGCAGGACGTCCACGGGATGGTCGACCTGGGTCATCACCCGGAGGTAGCCCGGCGTCTCCCGGAAGGACAGAAAGCCGGGGACGTAGGGGAACTCCACGTCGGCCACGGCGACCCACCGACGGACGGTCGTCCGTTGAGCGGCGTCCCACAGGACGGCCCCGGCCACGATGCGCCGGCCACCCTCGACGAAAGCGCTGTCCAGGCCCAAGACCCAGCGCCACTGGGTCGGTCCGTCCTCGGTCCGGACCCGTCGGGCCAGGGTCCACTGGAGGTTCCGGGCCTCTTTCAAGTCCGCCGGCATCCGCCACTGACGGAGGGCCTGCTGAGCGGCCTCGGCGAGACTCCGAGAGGCGTCTGTCCGTCTCGTGGCCGACTCCGCCCAGGGACCCATCGGGTGCGACATCGACGGCCCTCTCAAAAGGGACTCGGGAGTTCGGGAACCCGGGCATTCGGCAGTTGGCAGATGGGCAGGTAGGCCCTTTTTATCAGAGCCGCTCGGTTCGTAAAAACCCGCATGGATTCAGCCTTATTGGCTCATGGCTCGTGGCTCATATTAGCTCATGGGTCATAGCTCATGGCTCATAGTCCCATGAGCTATCAGCCATGAGCTATGAGCCAATAGGGGCCATCAGCTATGAGCCGTGAGCCAACATGGGCACGGACCCTTCGCTGTCTGCCGTCGGCTCGGCTCAAAGGGCTCGAGCCTGTTTCAAAACTCACCGCCGAGGCGCAGAGGACGAGGGTTTTCCTTCGATTTTTCTCTGCGTTCTCGGCGTCTCAGCGGTGAAATGTCTCGGCAAAGCCAGTCCCATCAGGATGCTCGCGGACGGAACGGTTCGGTGGGCGTAGTCCGCAAGGGCGCCCGCCGGACGGTGGACTTCCCGACCCGCCCGAGCTGCCGGACTCCCGAATTCCTGAACTCCCGGACTCCCGAATTCCCGAACTCCCGAATGACTCGGCCGTCCGCTGAAACAAGTATACCACATCGTCGCCGTGGGCGAGAGTCCCGTAGAGGGTCCAGCCGGTGGCCCTCGGCGCTGGACTCTTCTTAAACCGCTGGACTCCCAGGCGGGCGTCGTTCCTCGTCCAGTCGTACCGGACCAGTCGTTCCAGGACGGCCTCCAGACGGGGCGTCGGAAAATCGTAAGGCGGTCCCAGAAAGACCCAGTCCATCGGCACGGCCGGCGGCCGGGTCAAGACCCGCTGGATGTCCCCGACCCGCACGTCCGTCCGGTCGGCGAGGCCCAGACGCCGCAGGTTCTGCTCCAGAAGACGGGCGACCCGGGGGTCCTTCTCGATAAAGACCACGTGGGAAGCCCCCAGGCTGAGGGCATAGATGCCCATGAGGCCTGTCCCGGCAAAACCGTCCATGAAATGGCAGGCCTCGATGGTCGGGCCGGCGTGGGAGAAGAAGGCCTCTCGAAGCCGGGCCGGCAGGGGTCGGTAAGGCAGGTCCGGCCGGGTTTCAATCCACCGACCCCGCAGGCGGCCCATCGTGACCCGGATGCGCGACAAGGGACGTCCCCCGCAAACAGGAATCGATGAAGACCAAGCCTCGGATCAGGCGGACGGCGCCCCGAAGTTCGGCGGCGGTCAGGATGCCCGTCAGGCCGACGACGGTC encodes:
- the resA_2 gene encoding Thiol-disulfide oxidoreductase ResA; amino-acid sequence: MRYLLSGGLLVWMLLASVGAATPVGAPAPDFTLPDEHGTPHKLSQYRGRIVVLEWTNERCPFVQEHYQNKTMIRLYEKYRSKGIVWLAVNSSYFNTPADTRRWAQKNGIPYPTLQDPDGAVGRLYGARTTPHMFVIDRDGTLVYQGAIDNAYDPDRDRVGPVNYVEQVLDALLRGERPPVQETKPYGCTVKYKPAQASRLGPRPRDFGPGSRPGG
- the pcm gene encoding Protein-L-isoaspartate O-methyltransferase, producing the protein MNGSPTNGQAPEDFETRMALLREEMVQRQLIDRGIRDERVLAVMRKIPRHRFVPPEYVYAAYDDGPLPIGAGQTISQPYIVALMTELLHLQGPERVLEVGTGSGYQTAILAELAREVYTIELEVELLERAQQVLTSMGYTNVYFRHGDGSEGWPEAAPFDAIIVTAAPPEVPPALVEQLRVGGRLVIPVGTWDQDLQLIVKYGPAPTDYTAQSITPVRFVPLRTRRH
- the nfi gene encoding Endonuclease V; amino-acid sequence: MSHPMGPWAESATRRTDASRSLAEAAQQALRQWRMPADLKEARNLQWTLARRVRTEDGPTQWRWVLGLDSAFVEGGRRIVAGAVLWDAAQRTTVRRWVAVADVEFPYVPGFLSFRETPGYLRVMTQVDHPVDVLLVDGQGTAHPRGFGIACHIGVLLDWPSVGVGKSRLFGRHEAPALNAGQWVPLWHPRTGAVIGAVLTTRPRTRPVYVSPGHRVSLERAVAIVLDCCDGYRLPEPQRQADQWVKRMRKQVWTIDHGP
- the rsmD gene encoding Ribosomal RNA small subunit methyltransferase D; the encoded protein is MSRIRVTMGRLRGRWIETRPDLPYRPLPARLREAFFSHAGPTIEACHFMDGFAGTGLMGIYALSLGASHVVFIEKDPRVARLLEQNLRRLGLADRTDVRVGDIQRVLTRPPAVPMDWVFLGPPYDFPTPRLEAVLERLVRYDWTRNDARLGVQRFKKSPAPRATGWTLYGTLAHGDDVVYLFQRTAESFGSSGIRESGSSGIRESGSSGGSGSPPSGGRPCGLRPPNRSVREHPDGTGFAETFHR